In Psychrobacter sp. JCM 18902, a single window of DNA contains:
- a CDS encoding IclR family transcriptional regulator has product MPSKLLIEQNMPAAENPLENPVTTNKSQSGVQSLEIGLSVLDVLIDHNEPMMLKDIAQVMQMHPAKCHRYLVSLIRKNYARKLDDGRYGLGDRINTLAALGHSGFSQNNILERLTHIANEIKDTLNCGVQIAKWFSEGPIIIQSVEPDSPISIITRIGSRMPLTTSATGQLFASYQPDAVIQPLVTAEWQTDNEAIITEKWQNFSHLQAKIRTQGYATVTGDMLMGINAITIPVIVPPFVNSAVNLSAVSGKTASKGLPLEYAITIIGTTQQLPMSEQHNVVEQILAIAQRYQIA; this is encoded by the coding sequence ATGCCAAGTAAATTACTCATTGAGCAAAACATGCCAGCAGCTGAAAACCCTTTAGAAAATCCCGTGACAACCAATAAAAGTCAAAGTGGCGTCCAGTCACTGGAGATTGGCTTGTCGGTATTAGACGTTCTTATTGATCATAACGAGCCGATGATGCTAAAAGATATTGCGCAAGTGATGCAAATGCATCCAGCAAAGTGTCACCGCTATTTGGTCAGTCTTATTCGTAAAAACTATGCGCGTAAGCTTGATGATGGTCGCTACGGGCTAGGCGATAGGATTAACACATTGGCAGCATTGGGGCACTCTGGGTTTAGTCAAAACAATATTTTAGAGCGGCTAACGCACATCGCTAATGAAATCAAAGACACCCTGAATTGCGGTGTGCAGATTGCCAAATGGTTTAGCGAAGGTCCTATTATTATTCAGTCCGTTGAACCAGATAGTCCGATTAGTATTATCACTCGTATCGGTTCACGTATGCCGCTGACGACATCGGCGACGGGGCAATTATTTGCCAGTTATCAGCCAGATGCCGTCATTCAGCCATTGGTCACAGCTGAATGGCAGACAGACAATGAAGCAATAATCACAGAAAAATGGCAGAATTTCAGTCACTTGCAAGCCAAGATTCGTACCCAAGGCTATGCGACAGTGACGGGTGATATGCTCATGGGTATTAATGCCATTACGATTCCTGTCATAGTGCCGCCGTTTGTTAATAGCGCTGTTAATCTATCGGCTGTTAGTGGCAAAACTGCTAGCAAAGGACTACCACTAGAATACGCCATCACTATCATTGGAACGACACAGCAATTGCCTATGAGTGAGCAACACAACGTGGTTGAGCAAATTCTAGCAATCGCGCAGCGTTATCAAATTGCGTAG
- the maiA gene encoding maleylacetoacetate isomerase yields MTLYGYFRSSTSYRTRIAMNLKGLDYDYISVNLAKDEQLADTFKSLNPQGLVPVLQTDDLLLYQSPAILEWLEEVHPKNPLLPKDAAGRMQVRAISAMIGCDIHPINNRRILQYLRNELTVDEEKVMAWCNRWMSEGFAALEKILAKDKSRGKFCYGDSPTFADCYLIPQVSSARRFNVDLSAYPNIVEIDTHCRTLKAFADADPSMQPDAPKSQ; encoded by the coding sequence ATGACACTTTATGGCTACTTTCGCAGCAGCACCTCGTATCGTACTCGTATCGCGATGAATCTCAAAGGCTTAGATTATGATTATATTTCGGTCAATTTAGCAAAAGATGAGCAGTTAGCAGATACGTTTAAATCACTCAATCCACAAGGATTAGTGCCTGTTTTACAGACTGATGATTTATTACTATATCAAAGCCCAGCCATTTTAGAATGGTTAGAAGAGGTTCATCCTAAAAACCCGCTATTGCCTAAAGACGCGGCTGGACGTATGCAAGTACGTGCCATTAGCGCTATGATTGGTTGTGATATTCATCCTATTAATAATCGCCGTATCTTACAATATCTACGCAATGAGCTGACGGTAGACGAAGAAAAAGTCATGGCGTGGTGCAACCGTTGGATGAGTGAGGGCTTTGCGGCGTTAGAAAAAATACTAGCAAAAGACAAAAGCCGTGGAAAATTTTGCTACGGTGACAGTCCTACTTTTGCAGATTGCTATTTGATTCCTCAGGTCTCTTCGGCGCGACGTTTTAACGTGGATTTAAGTGCTTATCCCAATATCGTCGAAATTGACACACATTGCCGTACGCTCAAAGCATTTGCCGACGCTGATCCTAGCATGCAGCCTGATGCGCCCAAGTCTCAATAA